Proteins encoded together in one Parcubacteria group bacterium window:
- a CDS encoding sugar phosphate nucleotidyltransferase, with translation MQNHYVVIMAGGSGTRLWPLSRKDNPKQFQNLTSEDRTLLQETYDRISPLADDLEHIFVATTQNYENIVKEQLPDLPPQNIILEPCGRDTAPAIAFATQIIYKKDPDAVITTTPSDHAIKNPGAYLCTVQTAFAVIADHPEKFGLIGITPTEPSTELGYIQMGTELENSYKKRVFEAVAFKEKPDVKTAEKYLNNWSYLWNAAYFVFKADTFLRMVQKFTPHIHDALTQIDATDDADAIHSLYCGLPKEPIDTVILEQLSAKDRFVVPADLEWSDVGNWRTLHDFHRCDNGQKSVTRGKVVEINSHNCLVFGHPTKTIATLGLNDIVVIDTDDAILITHRDQAHEVKKIIDHLKDQEMDHLL, from the coding sequence ATGCAAAATCATTATGTTGTCATCATGGCAGGAGGGTCCGGCACACGCCTCTGGCCGCTTTCACGCAAAGACAACCCCAAACAATTTCAAAACCTCACCAGCGAAGACCGCACGCTCCTCCAAGAAACCTATGATCGCATCTCCCCGCTCGCAGATGATCTCGAGCACATTTTTGTCGCAACTACGCAAAATTACGAAAACATCGTCAAAGAACAACTGCCGGATCTGCCTCCACAAAACATTATCCTCGAACCCTGCGGACGTGACACCGCACCGGCAATCGCTTTTGCCACACAGATCATTTACAAAAAAGATCCCGACGCAGTGATCACTACGACGCCATCAGACCACGCGATCAAAAATCCCGGCGCATATCTTTGCACCGTACAAACAGCATTTGCCGTGATCGCCGACCATCCGGAAAAATTCGGCCTCATCGGCATCACGCCGACAGAGCCGAGTACAGAACTAGGCTATATTCAGATGGGCACAGAACTGGAAAATTCATATAAAAAAAGAGTTTTTGAAGCTGTCGCATTCAAAGAAAAACCGGACGTAAAGACCGCAGAAAAATACCTCAACAACTGGTCATATTTGTGGAATGCCGCCTATTTTGTTTTCAAAGCGGATACATTTCTCCGCATGGTCCAAAAATTCACACCACACATCCATGACGCTCTCACGCAGATTGACGCAACCGATGATGCCGATGCGATCCATAGCCTTTATTGCGGCCTCCCCAAAGAACCGATCGATACCGTCATCCTAGAGCAACTCTCCGCAAAGGATCGCTTCGTTGTCCCTGCAGATCTGGAATGGAGTGACGTGGGCAATTGGCGTACGTTGCATGATTTCCACCGCTGTGACAATGGACAAAAAAGCGTTACCAGAGGTAAAGTTGTCGAGATCAACTCACACAATTGTTTGGTATTTGGACACCCTACCAAAACCATTGCCACGCTCGGACTCAATGACATCGTTGTGATCGACACTGATGATGCGATCTTGATCACGCACAGAGATCAAGCCCACGAGGTCAAAAAGATCATCGATCATCTCAAAGATCAAGAGATGGATCACTTGTTATAG
- the uvrA gene encoding excinuclease ABC subunit UvrA → MPDRKQTSDPNKIFIHNARVNNLKNVSVHIPRNKMTVVTGLSGSGKSSLAFDVIYAESNRRFMESLSTHARSVMGVMTKPDVDRIENISPAIAIDQKSVSKSIRSTVGTMTEIYDYLRILFASVGVPHCPTTGRPLKRKSVRDIAIKIMKTAQGKLITILSPVNTDKKNNKEVLQSIKKDGYPRVRFNHKIMSVIEAEMIVSDAVSVDIDIVIDRFEHKISELDRECLMDSIETAMKLSGGLCIVSYDDAVDEEYSRDYYCKESGFRLSEITPRCFSFNNPDGACPECDGLGIKNEIDPTLLIPNDELSIEEGAIHIWSKSGGKNTAYSKHKKSLESIAKKYHFSLSEPVKKISKSHLAVIFYGVPNAKNEGDFKGIIADLEERYRNTKSEYMRRELERYMVERVCFSCEGKRLKKEYLAVTVNERTINDLVSLSLCDFLDAIEHIGDGGSFSREEKITVDTLVSEMHTRARALCDVGVEYLTLSRSSNTLSGGEAQRIRLAVQIKSDLTGVIYVLDEPTAGLHSRDTARLLRAMKRLQAAHNTLIIVEHDADVMKQADWIVDMGPGAGEEGGKLVFSGTLQKMLQAKTTTAKYISGKLTVAETKKKRKGNGKEVVVVGASEHNLRDITVAFPLGMFVTVCGVSGSGKSTLVHKILSRILAQKFHRSTVEPGRYKKIVGLQHVNKVITIDQNPIGRTPRSNTATYTGVFTHVRDLFAGTDSAKEKSLEASHFSFNMRGGRCEVCKGDGSVKVEMHLLPDMYVPCEACGGKRYHSRILEVEYNGVTIADVLDMSVDYAYEFFKSHALIKEKLSAMKKVGLGYIHLGQSATNLSGGEAQRIKLATELARKSTGRTLYILDEPTTGLHFDDTKKLLRMLDGLVDKGNTVLVVEHNLDVIKHSDWVIELGPDGGQSGGELIYAGVPEKLKKNKKSPTAKFM, encoded by the coding sequence ATGCCTGACAGAAAACAAACGTCAGATCCAAATAAAATTTTTATACATAATGCGCGTGTCAATAATTTGAAAAATGTTTCCGTTCATATTCCGCGCAACAAGATGACGGTTGTGACCGGACTGTCCGGCTCCGGGAAAAGCTCTCTGGCATTTGATGTGATCTATGCGGAGAGTAATCGGCGATTTATGGAGAGTCTCTCAACACACGCTCGCAGTGTGATGGGTGTCATGACCAAGCCTGATGTGGATCGCATAGAAAATATTTCACCGGCAATTGCGATCGATCAAAAAAGCGTCAGCAAAAGTATCCGCTCAACAGTCGGAACGATGACGGAGATCTATGATTATCTGCGTATTCTCTTTGCGTCTGTCGGTGTACCGCATTGTCCGACAACGGGGCGTCCGCTCAAACGAAAAAGTGTGCGTGACATCGCGATCAAAATCATGAAGACCGCACAGGGAAAATTGATCACAATTCTGTCTCCGGTAAATACAGATAAAAAAAATAATAAGGAGGTGTTGCAGTCGATCAAAAAAGACGGATATCCTCGTGTGCGATTCAATCACAAAATTATGTCGGTCATAGAGGCGGAAATGATCGTGAGTGATGCCGTTTCTGTGGATATTGATATTGTGATCGATCGTTTTGAACATAAAATAAGCGAGTTGGATCGCGAGTGTCTTATGGATTCGATCGAAACGGCGATGAAACTTTCCGGGGGACTATGTATTGTGTCATATGATGATGCGGTGGATGAAGAATATTCTCGTGACTATTACTGTAAGGAATCCGGTTTTCGTCTTTCAGAGATTACGCCACGATGTTTTTCTTTCAATAATCCCGATGGCGCATGTCCTGAGTGTGATGGACTGGGCATCAAAAATGAGATCGATCCGACGTTGCTGATCCCAAATGATGAGCTGTCAATTGAAGAGGGTGCAATCCATATATGGAGTAAATCCGGCGGAAAAAATACCGCATACAGCAAGCATAAAAAAAGTTTGGAAAGCATCGCTAAAAAATATCATTTTTCATTATCTGAACCGGTAAAGAAAATCTCAAAGTCACATCTTGCAGTGATTTTTTATGGCGTGCCAAATGCAAAAAATGAAGGTGATTTCAAAGGAATCATTGCCGATTTAGAAGAGCGATATAGAAATACAAAATCAGAGTATATGCGTAGAGAATTGGAGCGCTATATGGTGGAACGCGTGTGCTTTTCGTGTGAAGGGAAGCGTTTGAAAAAAGAATATCTGGCCGTGACGGTCAATGAACGTACGATCAATGATCTGGTCTCATTGTCGCTGTGTGATTTTCTCGATGCTATCGAGCACATCGGCGATGGAGGTAGTTTTTCACGTGAAGAAAAGATCACCGTGGATACACTGGTTTCCGAGATGCATACGCGTGCACGTGCATTGTGCGATGTCGGTGTGGAATATCTCACGCTGTCGCGTTCAAGTAATACGCTTTCAGGTGGTGAAGCACAACGTATTCGTTTGGCGGTGCAGATCAAGTCAGATCTCACGGGTGTGATCTATGTGTTGGATGAACCGACAGCGGGATTACATAGTCGCGATACAGCACGACTCCTTCGGGCAATGAAACGATTGCAGGCAGCACACAATACACTTATCATCGTGGAGCATGATGCGGACGTCATGAAACAAGCTGATTGGATCGTTGATATGGGACCTGGCGCCGGGGAAGAAGGGGGAAAACTTGTTTTCTCCGGGACGTTGCAAAAAATGTTGCAGGCAAAAACGACAACGGCAAAATATATTTCTGGGAAATTGACTGTTGCAGAAACAAAGAAAAAGCGAAAAGGAAACGGTAAGGAGGTTGTCGTTGTCGGGGCGAGTGAACATAACTTGCGCGATATTACCGTGGCTTTTCCGTTGGGAATGTTTGTCACGGTGTGTGGTGTGTCCGGTAGTGGAAAGTCAACTCTTGTACACAAGATACTCTCGAGAATTCTTGCTCAAAAATTCCATCGCTCAACCGTTGAGCCGGGACGATATAAAAAAATCGTTGGGCTACAACATGTAAACAAAGTGATCACAATTGATCAAAATCCGATCGGTCGTACGCCACGATCAAACACAGCGACGTATACGGGCGTGTTCACCCATGTCAGAGATCTTTTTGCCGGTACAGATAGTGCAAAAGAAAAAAGTCTCGAAGCAAGTCATTTCAGTTTCAATATGCGTGGTGGTCGGTGTGAGGTATGTAAGGGAGATGGCTCTGTCAAGGTGGAGATGCATCTCTTGCCGGATATGTATGTGCCGTGTGAGGCATGTGGTGGCAAGCGTTATCATAGTCGCATATTGGAGGTGGAGTACAATGGTGTGACGATCGCTGACGTCCTTGATATGAGCGTTGATTATGCATATGAATTTTTCAAGAGTCACGCACTCATCAAAGAAAAACTCTCTGCGATGAAGAAGGTTGGTTTGGGATATATTCATCTCGGACAGAGTGCGACTAATCTTTCCGGCGGAGAGGCACAGCGCATTAAGTTGGCGACAGAGCTTGCACGCAAATCCACGGGAAGGACATTATATATTTTGGATGAGCCGACGACAGGATTGCATTTCGATGACACGAAAAAATTATTGCGCATGTTGGATGGATTGGTGGACAAAGGCAATACAGTATTGGTCGTGGAGCACAATCTTGATGTGATCAAACATTCTGATTGGGTGATCGAACTTGGTCCGGATGGTGGGCAGAGTGGAGGAGAGTTGATCTACGCCGGCGTGCCGGAAAAATTAAAGAAAAATAAAAAAAGTCCTACGGCAAAATTCATGTAA
- a CDS encoding S26 family signal peptidase, giving the protein MLFLSVFAPIGAIASAAEYVPYDNENIGNERYDFMKTQTFQVEGHSMESYGFYDRTLVDVVPASTFFVGDVIAFECTDEKCDGAYIKKITKKEGDCYWVEGRKDVWLENGDRRQSMDSRTTYDWLCGEEIKIYGVAFTKNV; this is encoded by the coding sequence ATGTTGTTTCTTAGCGTTTTTGCGCCAATTGGTGCGATCGCAAGTGCGGCGGAATATGTGCCGTATGACAATGAGAATATCGGCAATGAGCGGTATGATTTCATGAAAACACAGACATTTCAAGTAGAGGGACATTCGATGGAGTCGTATGGTTTTTATGATCGTACGCTTGTTGATGTTGTGCCGGCAAGTACTTTTTTTGTCGGGGATGTGATCGCATTTGAATGCACGGACGAAAAGTGCGATGGTGCGTATATCAAAAAAATCACAAAAAAAGAAGGGGATTGCTATTGGGTGGAGGGACGCAAAGATGTATGGTTGGAAAATGGCGACCGCAGACAATCCATGGATTCACGGACAACATATGACTGGCTGTGCGGTGAGGAGATAAAAATTTATGGCGTTGCGTTTACAAAGAATGTTTAG